A genomic stretch from Thermodesulfobacteriota bacterium includes:
- the rpoH gene encoding RNA polymerase sigma factor RpoH, with translation MAKKPKDDKEKRPQGNLLPAHTTSLQRYMAELSNYPVLSREEEYKLAMKYKEDGDLDAARKLVSSNLKFVVKVANEYKNYGFNTMDIIQEGNVGLMHAVKGFDPTKGYRLISYAVWWIRAYIQNYILRSWSLVKVGTTQAQRKLFYKLRSTKNQLELGDGNLSPEDYKELADKLNVSDEAVIEMDKRMGSKDLSLDAEIKDDNDMSHLDFLAGDEANQEDLVTKVEQDEIIKSGMLDALDTLKDRERFIIENRILADKPLTLEELGEKYNISRERVRQIENAALKKMKTVLKEKGINQNS, from the coding sequence ATGGCGAAAAAACCCAAAGATGACAAAGAGAAGCGTCCTCAAGGAAACTTACTTCCTGCGCATACAACTTCACTCCAAAGATATATGGCCGAGCTTAGCAACTACCCCGTTTTAAGCCGTGAGGAAGAGTATAAGTTGGCCATGAAATACAAGGAAGATGGGGACTTGGACGCAGCAAGAAAACTCGTATCCTCTAATCTAAAATTTGTAGTAAAAGTAGCCAATGAATACAAAAACTACGGGTTTAACACTATGGACATAATCCAAGAAGGAAATGTCGGACTCATGCACGCTGTAAAAGGCTTTGACCCGACAAAAGGATATCGCCTTATATCTTATGCCGTCTGGTGGATCAGGGCGTATATACAAAACTATATACTTAGAAGCTGGAGCTTAGTTAAGGTAGGCACTACACAAGCGCAGCGAAAACTGTTTTACAAACTTCGCTCTACCAAAAACCAACTTGAGCTTGGTGATGGAAACCTAAGCCCTGAAGACTATAAAGAGCTTGCAGATAAACTAAATGTGTCCGATGAGGCTGTCATAGAAATGGATAAGAGAATGGGTAGTAAAGATCTATCCCTTGATGCCGAGATAAAAGATGACAATGATATGTCGCATTTAGATTTTTTGGCAGGCGATGAGGCAAACCAAGAAGATCTAGTTACAAAAGTTGAACAAGATGAGATAATCAAGAGCGGTATGTTGGATGCTCTTGATACTTTGAAAGATAGAGAGCGCTTTATAATTGAGAACAGAATTTTAGCTGATAAGCCCCTCACACTCGAAGAACTAGGAGAAAAATATAATATTTCTAGAGAAAGAGTTAGGCAGATTGAAAATGCAGCGCTTAAAAAAATGAAAACTGTTTTAAAAGAAAAAGGTATAAATCAAAATTCATAG
- a CDS encoding SCO family protein → MSNRRIIVAILILLFLSWGIVLFLYIDFKNRNSFHGKLYNHQAPRFTLTGHSGQKVRLDQFQDKIVLIAWGYTNCPDICPITLANLKEVMDLIGEDSKQVQVLYISVDPTRDTPEKLSSYVPYFHKDFIGLTGSPEEISDVADDYSVTIVKHPEVYGLGRDDPWDRYLMTHTNTIHLIDQSGRLYITYPHHIQNSQEMAKDIQKLLR, encoded by the coding sequence ATGAGCAATAGAAGAATCATCGTGGCAATATTAATATTGTTGTTTTTATCATGGGGGATCGTTCTATTTCTTTATATTGATTTTAAAAATAGAAATTCTTTCCATGGAAAGCTCTATAATCATCAAGCTCCCCGCTTTACTCTTACGGGACACTCTGGACAAAAAGTAAGACTCGATCAATTCCAAGATAAAATTGTACTAATTGCCTGGGGTTATACAAATTGTCCTGATATATGTCCGATTACACTAGCAAACCTAAAAGAAGTTATGGATTTAATTGGTGAGGATTCAAAGCAAGTTCAGGTTCTGTATATAAGTGTTGATCCAACAAGAGATACACCTGAGAAGCTAAGTAGCTATGTGCCATATTTTCACAAAGATTTTATTGGGCTTACCGGCAGCCCAGAAGAAATTAGTGATGTTGCTGATGATTATTCTGTAACGATTGTAAAACATCCAGAGGTTTATGGACTTGGTAGAGATGACCCGTGGGACCGCTATCTCATGACACACACAAATACTATTCATCTTATAGATCAAAGTGGAAGGCTATACATCACCTACCCTCACCATATACAGAACTCCCAGGAAATGGCTAAGGATATTCAGAAATTGTTACGATAG
- a CDS encoding iron transporter — protein MLKKIFFIFLLVTSFNIQAYAAELIIGEERVKPGIVFIFEGAVKDQVKPATLHLPEKETHVHIEARVNWDTKDIPKGTPQGGFVPYLYITAKVTNQKTSLSTFVDLTPHINLVDNFHYARNISLPGPVDDLYTVVFTVTPPSDTDLALHKDWVDSYGNALMKSAVFEYKDVDFEEIANATRR, from the coding sequence ATGTTGAAGAAAATATTTTTCATTTTTCTTTTAGTAACTTCGTTTAATATCCAAGCTTATGCAGCTGAATTGATTATAGGGGAAGAGCGTGTAAAGCCCGGTATTGTCTTTATATTTGAAGGCGCTGTTAAAGACCAAGTTAAACCGGCAACACTACACCTACCGGAAAAAGAAACACATGTGCATATTGAGGCTCGTGTGAATTGGGATACAAAGGATATTCCCAAGGGGACACCACAAGGAGGGTTTGTTCCATATCTATATATAACTGCCAAGGTAACAAATCAAAAAACAAGCCTTAGCACGTTTGTTGATTTAACTCCTCATATAAATCTGGTAGATAATTTTCACTATGCGAGAAATATTTCGCTACCAGGACCGGTTGATGATTTATACACTGTAGTATTTACTGTTACCCCACCGTCAGACACTGATCTAGCTTTGCATAAGGATTGGGTAGATAGTTATGGGAATGCTCTGATGAAAAGTGCGGTATTTGAGTATAAAGACGTTGATTTTGAGGAAATTGCGAACGCTACTCGAAGATAA
- a CDS encoding plastocyanin/azurin family copper-binding protein, with the protein MLDYRAFREIKLLLVISILATGSLILSQTIGIYETKAEPKVVEVKGLDNFQFSVTEITAKPGEEITVKLVNDSKLPAQVMSHNFVLLKQSTDPKTFNDAVLAASPQGVVPEDMNDQLIANTGQVGGGDNKSVTFKTPSAPGEYIYICTFPGHFAAGMKGKLIIQ; encoded by the coding sequence ATGTTGGATTACAGAGCATTTAGAGAGATTAAACTACTGTTAGTAATTTCTATATTGGCCACAGGGTCTCTTATCTTATCACAGACAATAGGTATATATGAGACTAAAGCAGAGCCAAAAGTAGTTGAGGTAAAAGGTCTGGATAATTTTCAGTTTTCCGTAACTGAAATCACAGCAAAACCCGGTGAAGAGATTACTGTAAAACTTGTTAATGACTCTAAACTTCCCGCACAGGTTATGTCCCACAACTTTGTTCTTTTGAAACAAAGCACAGATCCAAAAACTTTCAACGATGCCGTTCTAGCAGCTTCTCCTCAAGGAGTCGTCCCTGAAGATATGAATGATCAGCTCATAGCTAACACAGGACAAGTTGGAGGCGGGGATAATAAATCCGTGACCTTTAAGACTCCAAGCGCACCTGGTGAGTATATCTACATTTGCACTTTCCCAGGTCACTTTGCAGCTGGAATGAAAGGGAAACTCATTATTCAATAG
- a CDS encoding carbohydrate porin, producing the protein MARYKIVLFPIMVFLLIMPIESLSQEIQADNYNIERKRYNQDLYPDEKYEKENYLTGDWGGFRAQLVELGITPTANYYMTVLGNPIGGERKSVQYAGLLNAYLQFDLEKLLNIPRTTFIASGSWASGRSLSNKDIGNVFTVSEVFNGRTVRLYQLILDIEFVENIFEVAFGRMGIGDEFAAEDIFGNYVSGAFNGNPITITINEPAFFSDPVAQWGSRIILTPVEPIQIKAGVYNSNPRVGNDNNNGFNFTFKEGALLISEAAYLLNQQQNSKGLPGKYTFGAYYDTASFDQLADATRSEDGNYGFYWTLQQMVYSEDSKDGQGLTPWINFVVSPDESINTFPFFMMGGLVYQGPFKSRNDDVAAFGFAYGTFSDDLPGQDYEAMLELTYMIQATPWLQIQPDAQWIFNPSGTDDIDDALVLGFQMLLTL; encoded by the coding sequence ATGGCTAGATACAAGATAGTACTGTTTCCAATAATGGTATTTCTGCTAATAATGCCTATAGAATCTTTGAGTCAGGAAATTCAGGCTGACAATTACAATATAGAAAGAAAGAGATATAATCAGGATTTGTATCCTGATGAGAAATATGAAAAAGAAAACTATCTAACAGGAGACTGGGGAGGGTTTAGAGCGCAGCTTGTAGAGCTGGGTATTACACCTACAGCCAATTATTATATGACAGTACTTGGTAATCCAATTGGCGGTGAAAGAAAGAGTGTACAGTATGCCGGACTGCTTAATGCATATTTACAGTTTGATCTAGAAAAACTTCTTAACATACCCAGAACAACCTTTATTGCTTCAGGGTCTTGGGCATCGGGCCGTAGTCTAAGTAACAAGGATATCGGTAACGTCTTTACTGTGTCAGAGGTGTTTAATGGAAGAACTGTAAGATTATATCAATTGATACTAGATATTGAATTTGTTGAAAATATTTTTGAGGTGGCATTTGGAAGAATGGGAATAGGCGATGAATTCGCAGCAGAGGATATTTTTGGTAACTATGTAAGTGGAGCTTTTAATGGAAACCCGATAACTATCACTATTAACGAACCTGCATTTTTCTCAGATCCAGTCGCGCAGTGGGGCTCTCGTATTATCTTAACTCCTGTTGAGCCCATTCAGATTAAAGCGGGTGTATATAACTCAAACCCTAGAGTCGGTAATGACAACAATAACGGTTTTAACTTCACATTCAAAGAAGGAGCGCTCTTAATTTCAGAAGCCGCTTATCTTCTGAATCAGCAACAAAACTCTAAAGGACTTCCTGGAAAATATACATTTGGAGCTTATTATGATACTGCATCATTTGATCAACTTGCTGATGCTACTAGAAGTGAAGATGGAAACTATGGTTTTTACTGGACTCTTCAGCAGATGGTTTACAGTGAGGATTCCAAGGATGGCCAGGGTCTTACGCCTTGGATTAATTTTGTTGTTTCTCCAGATGAATCAATTAACACCTTTCCGTTTTTTATGATGGGCGGCCTAGTATATCAGGGACCATTTAAAAGTAGAAACGATGATGTAGCTGCGTTTGGATTTGCTTATGGAACCTTTAGTGATGATTTGCCGGGTCAGGACTATGAGGCGATGCTTGAGCTTACCTACATGATACAAGCTACGCCTTGGCTGCAAATTCAGCCAGATGCGCAGTGGATATTCAATCCCTCTGGAACTGATGATATAGACGATGCTTTAGTTTTAGGTTTCCAAATGCTCTTAACTCTCTAA
- a CDS encoding multicopper oxidase family protein, whose translation MLYARVAFLIAILVISASLLTGLSKQESFGSAFKNPLQLSSENGVLEVTFDTSMSPAEVNGKPFISAQYNGSVAPPTLRVKPGDTIKLTVNNKLEAMTNVHYHGMQVSPKSPSDDIFIMISPNSSFDYTVKIPQDHPEGMYYYHAHLAGITQFQIMSGLSGGLIVEGVTNPFPQLNGVKEQIMYLKDFQIHDGAIPPEADIDPSAPTNFTVNGQTNPVINMRPGETQFWKLFNIGADVYYDLEMDGITFYQIERDGYRQTRTLEKNELLIPTSARMGVLVQPKEKGTYQLRAKKFNTGPAGDNYGGATLLTLKVEGDPVEVPIALPIPEQEFPKVENLCDIPVDNKRTIVFSETSDGNTFFINNREFDPARIDTTVNVGTVEEWRIQNISEELHVFHIHLTDFQVCEINGKKQPFNGRQDTVNVPYMGQDPDVKGPGEVKVVIDFREPQIVGKAVYHCHIGEHEDNGMMAVFEVVQPE comes from the coding sequence TTGTTATATGCCCGTGTAGCTTTCCTAATAGCCATACTTGTAATATCCGCAAGCCTATTAACTGGACTTAGCAAGCAAGAAAGTTTTGGTTCAGCTTTTAAAAACCCTTTGCAACTTTCAAGTGAAAATGGTGTTCTTGAGGTAACTTTTGATACCTCGATGTCTCCAGCCGAAGTAAATGGAAAACCATTTATTAGTGCACAGTATAATGGATCAGTAGCACCTCCGACTCTTAGAGTTAAGCCGGGAGATACTATCAAGCTTACTGTAAACAACAAACTTGAGGCTATGACAAATGTCCACTACCATGGCATGCAGGTAAGTCCGAAGTCTCCCTCTGACGATATCTTTATCATGATATCTCCTAACAGCTCATTCGATTATACGGTGAAAATTCCACAAGATCACCCTGAGGGGATGTATTACTATCATGCCCATCTTGCTGGTATAACTCAGTTTCAAATTATGAGCGGCCTCTCGGGCGGATTGATAGTCGAGGGTGTGACAAATCCTTTTCCTCAGCTAAATGGGGTCAAGGAACAAATTATGTATCTAAAAGATTTCCAGATTCATGATGGAGCAATACCGCCTGAGGCGGATATAGATCCTAGCGCTCCTACAAATTTCACCGTCAATGGACAGACCAATCCTGTAATCAACATGCGTCCAGGTGAGACGCAGTTCTGGAAACTGTTTAACATAGGAGCTGATGTTTACTACGATTTAGAAATGGATGGAATTACTTTTTATCAAATCGAAAGAGACGGTTATCGTCAGACAAGGACGCTTGAGAAAAATGAGTTGTTAATTCCAACAAGTGCTCGAATGGGGGTGCTGGTTCAACCAAAGGAAAAAGGCACGTATCAGCTAAGAGCTAAGAAATTCAACACTGGCCCTGCGGGAGATAACTATGGGGGCGCAACTCTACTAACTCTAAAAGTAGAAGGTGATCCTGTGGAGGTACCAATTGCACTTCCGATACCTGAGCAGGAGTTTCCTAAGGTTGAAAATTTGTGTGATATACCCGTAGATAATAAGAGGACAATAGTTTTCTCAGAAACATCAGACGGCAATACATTTTTTATTAATAACAGAGAATTTGATCCTGCAAGAATTGATACAACAGTAAACGTAGGCACTGTGGAAGAGTGGAGGATTCAAAATATCTCTGAGGAACTTCACGTATTTCATATTCACTTAACTGATTTTCAAGTTTGTGAGATAAATGGGAAAAAACAACCATTCAATGGCAGGCAGGATACCGTAAATGTGCCATACATGGGTCAAGACCCAGATGTTAAGGGCCCAGGTGAGGTCAAAGTGGTTATTGATTTCAGAGAGCCTCAAATAGTCGGCAAAGCTGTCTATCATTGCCACATTGGCGAACATGAAGATAACGGTATGATGGCAGTGTTTGAAGTTGTCCAACCAGAATAA
- a CDS encoding PAS domain S-box protein: protein MTDKKKKEREIPDETFRLIVESVPNGIVMTDNKGEIIFLNPQAQEMFGYKSGELIGNNVEDLMPEGFRHNHVKYRSDYLEEPSKRPMGIGRNLYGLRADGSKFPVEIGLNFVESDKGLVVISTIIDITERRAAENLLNEREQRLREIMDNTSDAIIVFDDEGVVETLNQEAEKLFCGDGKSHINEIWEIITPENRENFSQKLNSIREGKRVTDYETQRLTKDGKRIPVSISLVYMRQGDGRFIETIRDISERIVIRNKILELEKAQIIGKMAEGFAHHMGTPLASMLLRVQMLKDDVPNVPECEGVEEKLDSIERQILYGQKVIQRLLKFVGRPGNEKSQERISTLLGESIEMMKPILKKKGIVLETDIDHELEIFADTNLINLVFSDTMMNAVDAMPDGGSLSITTKIDNQAQSVEVQIEDNGVGISETIIPFVFEPFFTTKPGGKGTGLGLSVAKRIVDDHGGNIDILSQEGNGTTILISLPIFNEESNVE, encoded by the coding sequence ATGACGGATAAAAAGAAAAAGGAAAGAGAAATTCCGGATGAAACTTTTAGGTTAATTGTAGAATCTGTTCCAAATGGAATAGTCATGACTGACAATAAAGGAGAAATTATTTTTCTAAATCCTCAAGCACAAGAGATGTTTGGATACAAAAGTGGTGAATTGATAGGTAATAATGTTGAAGATTTAATGCCGGAGGGGTTTAGGCACAACCATGTAAAATATAGATCTGATTATTTAGAAGAGCCTAGTAAAAGACCAATGGGAATAGGTAGGAACCTCTATGGCTTACGCGCGGACGGCAGTAAATTCCCAGTAGAAATTGGATTGAATTTTGTAGAGTCAGACAAGGGTTTAGTTGTTATTAGCACTATCATAGATATAACTGAGCGAAGAGCTGCAGAGAATCTTCTTAATGAGAGAGAGCAAAGACTCAGAGAAATTATGGATAACACGTCAGACGCCATAATTGTTTTTGACGATGAAGGAGTTGTTGAAACCTTGAACCAAGAAGCAGAAAAACTCTTTTGTGGAGACGGTAAAAGTCATATAAATGAAATCTGGGAAATTATTACACCTGAAAATAGAGAAAACTTTTCTCAAAAACTAAATAGTATTCGTGAAGGAAAAAGAGTAACGGACTATGAAACTCAGAGGCTGACAAAAGATGGTAAGAGAATCCCTGTAAGTATCAGTCTAGTATATATGAGACAAGGAGATGGGAGATTTATTGAGACAATTAGAGACATTAGTGAAAGAATAGTAATTAGAAACAAGATTTTAGAGCTAGAAAAAGCCCAGATAATAGGCAAAATGGCAGAGGGTTTTGCACATCACATGGGAACCCCACTAGCCTCTATGTTGCTTAGAGTTCAAATGCTTAAAGACGATGTGCCGAATGTTCCTGAGTGTGAGGGTGTTGAAGAGAAATTAGATTCAATAGAGAGACAGATTTTATACGGGCAGAAAGTAATACAGAGACTGCTTAAATTCGTAGGCCGACCTGGTAATGAAAAGAGCCAAGAGAGAATATCAACCCTTCTCGGTGAATCAATTGAGATGATGAAGCCCATACTTAAGAAAAAAGGGATCGTGCTTGAGACTGATATAGATCATGAGTTAGAAATCTTTGCTGATACAAACCTTATTAATCTCGTGTTTTCTGATACTATGATGAATGCTGTTGATGCTATGCCAGACGGCGGATCTCTTTCAATAACTACTAAAATAGACAATCAGGCACAAAGTGTTGAAGTTCAAATAGAGGATAATGGGGTTGGCATTTCAGAAACAATAATTCCCTTTGTTTTTGAGCCCTTTTTTACTACCAAGCCTGGAGGCAAAGGCACTGGTTTAGGGCTTTCTGTCGCAAAACGCATCGTTGATGACCATGGTGGGAATATCGATATACTTAGCCAAGAAGGGAATGGAACTACCATTTTAATTAGCCTACCAATTTTTAATGAGGAGAGTAACGTTGAGTAA